The genomic region tttttgaaaaaatatttaaaattttaaacaaaaactaatttattaataaatattataaatttaatagaaGCAATCTACCCATATATTACTCGAGAATATAAAATTAGtgtaaattataataatttcaaACATGACACGTAACGAGAGGATTTTAAATTAAATAGAGATATGTATATTAATTAGTGGTATAATTTAGCATTATTTTAAGCTAAATGAAGACTAAATCAGTGAATCAGTGATTTGATAACTCATATGGTTACCAAAATAGAAGACTTTTCATGTCAAAATCAAAGAAATTTGTGGACAAGTTGACGAAAGGGTCCTACAATAATTTGTTGGCTTAAATAAGGAGAAAATTTTAGGTAAACTACACTTtacttcattatttttatttcgatTATTCTAAATTTCTtttgtaaatttaattattatcgtttaaaaaattgattgaaatgaTTAATGGATTGTTGATTGGACCtgcaaaagaaaaggaaaaaattattgttttagtccctttaaaaattacaaaattttaattaatacactGCTATACTGGtgaagttttaattttttatgcttaaaagtaaaagaaaaatagcGATTTATCGTATCTCCACCCTTTATGACGTTATCACTTATCACTGTCTCCACTCATTCATCTTTTATTTGAACAAGAAAGCTTCGTTATGATTTctgtttaaaaagaaaaagaagaagtaaAGCAAATGAGGAAAACATATAATTTGGGTGGCTTGGTTTGATGTTAAActcagttatatatatatatatacatattttattcatagtATGTTTATTTCTTTGCGTGTGTGTTTTGTTTTAGGTTTTTATTCTAGGAATACACACCTTGGAAGGGAGGCAAGGCATGAATTTCCGGCAGGGGACAAAAAAACAAGAGATATGGTTTACCAGTGTTTTAAAAGGTgacacccccaaaaaaaaaaaaaaaaagaaagaaagaaacaaaatggAAACATGATAATAAAACTAAAACTGAGCATTCATTAGCACTCTGAAAATCATTGGAGTTTAAATTTTACTAATTATTATACTTTTTGATTGATAATTTTAGAAGTAGAAGAAGAACCCCAGACCAGGGTCATGGTACCGAAATCCAAACCCAAGTCAACGGTAGCATCAACAGTGGAGGAAGAAGAAGGTATTGAACCGATGATGCTGTTTTTGAGGGCATAAACAATGACAAAGTTTTCTTGTTTGGGTGAAAGATAACGGAGAGGAAGTGGTGATGATATCATAGAAGGTGGAGCTACAGTAAATTATTATCTTTTCCTTCTTTAAGTATAAAAGACTATtgcaattatgttaattgaaattTTGTAATTCTGTTTTTTTAGGTCCAGTCAACTATTTCTTAAGGATTTAACGGATGAGGGAGAACTTTGGtcaatttttctaataataatgactaaattgacaaaaaaatttaaaatgattaaaataataacGAGGATTATTTTCGATTTagtttacttatttttaattgataAAGGACAAAAAGTCAAACAAAATGATGCAGCAAACGACATCAAAGTTGTAATAGGAGAATGATAGAAATAATTTCATTGATTCACGGATTGCATTATTTCAACGGGTTTAGAAAGTCAAAAAAAGGAAAATtgccataaaaaaaatttaagtgaaGCAGCACAACACAATGAAGTTGTAATATTAAAGaacaaaagggaaaaaaataCCCACAATTTCtggaaaaaaaaaactgaaacaaAGCTAGAATTCTACTGAAAACTGGGCGATGCAATAAAACCATAAATGTAGGGATCTGTTTTGAAAGAATAGCTtacatttataaaaaataaaccaTCTATTAATTCAATTATTAATGACTTGTTAACTTGGCATGATTAAATGATAATAAATTAATTGAACAAGTCATAATTAATGagtggatgttattattattattattattatttataatgcCTCATTTAATTAATTAGTGTATTAAACTAAGGGAAAAAAATTAATGATCGCATTAAAATAGTgtcataatataaataataactgTCAATAACTTTGATCCAACAAGAGTATTATGTTGTAAGTATGAAAGCTTGAGTTTAATCTTATTTTTCTCTCTAAttattaaaaaacattaaaaaataattaatataaatttagcTGTATGAGATTTGAGTTGGGTGGAGGTAAGTCACAGTCTGatctataaaataataataataaaccagCCAAATATTTTCACCCGAAATCCGGTGACTGGATGGGTTACCATAATATAGCCCACTTAAATGATGGATTATAATCCTAAAATAAGATTATATATCCAATGAAAGTCCACCCCCAGAAACAGTCTAACATGAGGATCCATGCTTCATACCAACAAAAAACAGAGTCAAATTTGGCTTATTACACACTTAAAACCCTGATATCCTCCTCTCCTAAGGAAACACCACAAACTACAAAACTAAAGTTTCCCACAAGGTTGTTTATGTTGAACTTCAATTCTTTTTCACAGTGGCCGACTTGATGATATCCACGAACTCAGGCTGATTGAGAAAAAGTAACAAAGTACAAGTTAAGAATAGTTGTGCACAATCTGAAGAAAAGGcatcaaataaatgaattaacAGTGGCAGAAGCAAAGAAAGACAGTTACTAACCTTCAGAGAAGCTCCACCAACCAAAAAGCCATCCACATCTGGCTGTCCAGCCAATTCCTTGCAGTTTGCTCCATTTACAGAACCTACATTTAATTTGCAATGGATGCAAAATCAGATTCAATCTggtttagcaaaaaaaaaaaaaagtttaacccAAGAATTGAAGGGTCatggagaaccaagcaaaggttTTAACTTTTTTAGAATGATACTCTGAAATAGCAAAATCCAACAGGAATGGTGAAATACTATTTAGAAGATAGGATCGATGCAAGTagggttttttaattttttttatttttatagttacAACACATTTACATGCTAACATAGGCTATGCTATGTTTCCTTAAAACCACGTCAATAAGATCAATAGTTTAGGCAATAAAGATAAATACCTCCATATATAATTCTAACTGATGCAGCAATGTCAGCACCAACATTTTGATTAAGCCATTTCCTCAATTCACAATGGACCTGGAACAAACAATCACATGTTCGTatgtaaaataaaagagggtATATTTTCTCTATAGGAACAAATTAAAAAGCAATGGCTTAGATGCAAAGAAAAGTTGGATAGATTGTGCTAAACCGTTATATAACAGCGCTTGGCATTTATGGGAGGACCAAACTATTAAAACAAGTGAAAAGCAAAAGTGAAGGACCCTTTTAAATGATATATGCATAAAACTCAAACTTACTTCCTGAGCCTGAGCAGGAGTTGCAACTTTCCCAGTACCAATGGCCCACACAGGTTCATAAGCCAAAACAACATTATCCCAATTTGTTACTTTATCTGCAAACGAGCAATAGAGGTTTAAAAAGATATATctagaaagaagaaatgaaagAAGTCTAATGCAACGTAGATAGTTAAATAAATACCTATAGAGACCACAATCAACTTCAACCAGGCAAGCTATTAGACCTACGGTTATAACATATATCTGAAAAACAAATAATTGCTTTGATTTTTATATTCTAAAAGCAAGTACCAGCAATTGCTTTGGTCTGTGCAGCAACGACAGCCATGGTAGAGCCTGATTCTCGCTGTTCAAGAGTCTCTCCAATGCAAGCAATCACTTTCAAGCCTTGAGAAAGCGCATACGCTACTTTATCTCCAACAAACTGCAAAGACAAGCATTTAAAGTTTACAAAGGGGAATGAAATATagcaaagaataaaaaaaaaaaaaaaaaaccatcagATTCTTTGGGTGACTAAAAACCAAGACTGGAAATCCGTTAAGTAGATTACAAAATAACAGGAACCTAATCGTATTACTTACCTCATTGGACTCATTCAAGAGAGCCCTTCTCTCGGAGTGACCAATAATAACCCAAGGAATGCCTAGATTAACAAGCATCTCTGCACTGCTTGAAGAGAACATGAAGTTAACCGCTGATACGATGCAAAGATCTAGAAAGCCCCCTAAAcaacaatattacatatatagcCTGCCATAGAAATGATCTATAAAGCGGATAACAGACAAAATGCATACCTAACTTCTCCGGTAAAAGCACCACCCTTGCTAACCCAGCAGTTCTGAGAGGCGACGTGAAAATCGGACCGCAACAGACTTTTGACAAGGGTAAGGAACACAAATGGAGGGCTCACAACAACCTCTgccaaaacataaatattaacTTTATAAGCATTCGAAGTTAATTAAAAAGTTTCAATAGTTATCAAAATTGAAGTAAATTTTAGACCcaaaaagggaaaaaataaaaaaaaacactaaCCCACAACATCATGAGAAGGAACTTCAGCTTCATTCAATGTTGTAACAATCTTCTTAACCTCCTCAGTTGTCCCATTCTGCAACAAACCCACTTCCCTTTATTTACATATGCAGTAATAAATAGAACTATGGATCAGATCTCAAAAACCTAAGGGAGCTATTTAAATCACCAATCAACTAAGCTTTGGTACAAAGATCAAATCAGACGCAACAACGTTTTTCAATATCGAATATTGATGCAAAATATGGATTCAGTGGATGTTAAAGAGAGTATGAGATCGAATTTtgacttaaaaagaaaaaagaaatttattgagaAACAGAAGAAGAAACATACACATTTCCAGTTGCCGCCGACGAAGAATTTCCGAGCCATGAAGTTTTGagtttggggttttttttttttttttagattatttgCGATGAATACGAGGATTAATTAACTGCTCTTGGGCTACTCCCAACGTTTACCCTTTTTGCAGTTTAGTCCTTACCATTTAATTAACCTATTTCGGCCCAAATTAACTAAACCCGGTTTGCTAACCCTAAACATCTAGTAATTTCATATTTCTCCATTTTTATTCCTTCATTAGTTTCTCAGGTAGAACCCTTAAACCTCCCAGGAACACCATGATCCGAATCGCCAAAAACCCCAATCCTCTAACAATTCTGACTCACCAATTCCTCCAACGTTGCACCGTCAGTGGAACCGCCAAAGGCAAATCCAAGCTCAAAGCTGGCCAACCTTTAAAACGCTCCAAAATCTCCACTAAAAAAGGCAAAGGCGGCGCTCCTCTCGACGATTCCCTCCCCAAAGGCGGCCGAATCCCCGACGAGAAGCAAAAACTTTACGAACAATGCCTCAATGCCCCCACGCCGGTCCGTCACCTCTCACCGAAAGAGCGAGCCCGCGAAGCCGAACGGGAAAAATTGGGATTAATAAGCAAGGAGCGGCAACGGGAAATGGAGATTTTGAAGAAGGGAGGAAGAAAAGCAACGGGAGTCCCTGACGAGCCTATGATTATGGGAACTCCGGGGCTGGATTTGGTTACATTGGGCCTTGTCGATGCTGATAAGATACCCAAATATGAGCTGACGGTGGAGGATGGCCGGAGATTGGCCAAGGAGTATAGTCGGGTTTTGATGAGGAAGCATAGGGCAAGGCAGGCTGCTGAGACTAATTTGTTGAGAATGAAAAAAGAGGCAATTGAAGCGTTGCCGGAGAAACTTAGGGAGGTGGCTATGATACCAGATTTGACCCCATTTCCGGCAAATCGATTGATGGCGTCTTTGACTCCACCTATTGAAGGGTATATTGAGAAGGTTAAGGAAGCGGCTAAGAAAAGTTCCACCAAGCAGAAGCTTAGGTGAAGGCGAGGTGGAAGGTATTTTAACCTTTTTCTTGATTGGGTTATTGATGAATGGTGTAATGCTGATTTTTCTTATTAAAAATTCAACTTGAAGTGAATGTATATTgaactcttcttttctttttggggGTGGGGAATTAGAACTTAAAATCCAAATATGAGTGAGTGAGTGAGTTTTGATGCTTGGATTATATCAGTTATGCAACACTTTCAATTTTACTCAAAACTCATAACGTGCTTTTTTGGTGGCACTATCATTCACTAATCTCTGGACTTGAAATTGATTCATTGAAGGTAGAACCATAGGATAGAATTCATATGCCTTCGACAACTACTCCATAGTTTTGTTTAAAACATAGGTTTCGACTGTGTTGGATACTCAATTACAACAATATTTGTGATCAAGTTATGTTATAAATAAAATGTTTCTTGCTCTGGCTGAGCTTCAATTGGTGCTTCCTGTTATTGGTCATGTTTGCCATTTggtatgtttaagtttttgttgtATTGGCATCTTCTTGTTCAATTTGACTTCCAATTTGTGATATATTCGAATgtcaaatacatataaaattaaatcaattggttgtattcttaatttattttttcaaaaattttggagTTATTTCCAATAATTACAACACACCTAAAATATTCAACTCCTTGAACACAACATACAACAGACTCAACAATCTGTTTTCATTCCTCCTCCTTAGAATCTTTGAGTTGCCCCTCTTTTGAACGCCAAGACAAAAGCACAAACGCCATGCATCAACCACACTCCCTGGCAGTGAATAAGCCAAGCCCCAGAGGATGGAATGGGGCCAGTAGGTCGTGCAACGAGTTTCATAGCCTATCCACCGCATTGCTGCATGAGCATACCCGTTTGTTGATGGAACAAAGAAAGACGGTCTTTTGATTGATGCCGTCTTTGTTGCCACATATAATGCAACCTGCATTGAGAAACCCATTGATCGATCAGAGAATGTCAATGAATAGAGTCTAGCTGCTCTCAATATTAAGTTACCCAGCTGATTGGCCATTAAGGTACAACCTTCTGTAAGCTATATCTTTTGCCAACCTACCTAAATACATCAAATCCATAGAGGTTCAACTTTTATCATGTGATCATACGAATGGATAGACTTCCTACCCCATTCAACAATAACCCTCCCTCCCTATTTTTGTCAATATAACACAGTGTAACCTTAGTTGCCGATACTGAGGGTAACTACATCAAATTTTCCCAAAGCTAAGCGTAATAATCATCAGAAATGCATACAGTTCTGCTGTCATGTTCCACTCTTGAAACTCATCTAAAAGTATAATCAGTAGAGATTAGGGCAAAACAAGAGGTCGGAAATCAGGGAAAATTGAGtgaatgaaaaaaaggaaaaaagactTGAGAACCACTCGGGGCATGAAGTGTCTTAAAACTAATGTGAAAATTGATGACCTGTAGATGACGATGTTTTATGTAATTCAGTAGCATGAGCGAAAGATGGTGTTTATTCCTGGAATTAAACTAATGTCATTAAaacgagagagagagagagagagagagagagagagagagagagagaataaaACGTTGTTGAATCAGCTTTCTTGTTCACCATCTTATACTGCAAGCAAACTTGCTTAATATGCTCGTAATAACATGTTCTACTAAGAGAGAAAAAGTGATTGAAAGAGTTGCAGGGTCCAAAACAGTAACTGTTTCTTTTCCCCCCAAAAGAAATTAGctaatataaacaatttaatatGCCAGGGTTCTTAAATAGCATAATTTATTGACCATAGTAAGTTCAATAAGCATATCAAATTTGTCAACATTTCAGGTGAATGTTACGAACAGAAACCGAGAAGCCAAAAATGGCAGACAAAGAAGGGAAGGAATAGAGATTCCAGAGAGAAGAAGAGTTTGAGAAGAAGGAAGAAGAATCAacagaaaagagagagagagagaataatTCCTCAACAATTTTCATTAACCACTCAATTACCTCAGCcaaaagcagaacatcatataTAAGGGAAGATAACAGCAAAAAGAAAATTGTTGGATGAAACGCTCCATATCATCGAGATGTCAAAACACATCGTTTTGCTTGGTATTCATTTCGGTTCGTACCAGTGAAGTAGATAAAATATGATGCCTTTTGAAACAAGAAAACAAGATAATTATATGTAGCTAATTTCTGATAACTTAGCAGGACAAACGGACTGCTTAAACGGCCTATACAGATTCCTTGTGAAAAACTTTGTTTCAGAATCACTATATGTTAACAAATCAGGTTGTTTGTAGGTAGAATATTGAACTGTAATTTACATATAATGGTAATTCTATAGAGTCATCGTTCAATTAAATAAGGTGGTGGAGCACTTCCAGTAATCAGATTTCGAAATAGGAAAAAAATGCATAGCTGAGCTATTTAGACAAATCCAGCAATGGCATAAGGATAAAAGATGTTCAAGTTCCATAAAAAAAAGCCTTACTCTAGCATCTAGAACTCCTGGAATCAAAGCAGTAAATCATATAGACATATATTAGCAAACATTACCTGACACTGAACATCAATCCCACTGTTCTTGTATTCAACATAAAGGCACCTAGAGAATTGATCAATATACCTGAAACATCTATTCTACCTATAGATATTAAGCATGTCCATCGCTTCACTCTGCTCCTCCAACAATCCTTCACTCGCATACTTACTTAAAAGCTCCATCTTCTTCCTTTCCACAATCATTCTCTCAATCTCCTTATCATCAGGCAAGGGTTCGTGCACGACAAATTCCCTCTCCTTATCCTTCCTCTCTTTCTCCTCCCTCTCCCTCCTCTCCTCCTCCACCACATCCTCCTCTTCCTCAAACAAAACCTCTCTCGCAGCAGCTCCCACGGTAACCACCTCCTTCGCCCCTCTCCTTGCTTCTCTCCTAATCTCCTCCACTCTCCGCCACTCCTCCTCGGCTTCAGTCCTCATCTTCGCCTCTGTTGGCCCCTCCACTCTAGCTAAACCTTCATCCCTATACCCATAATAACTCGCATCAATATTCTTATTAATATCATCTCTCCTTCTCCTCTTTCGCAACTCTGGCTGCCTCTCAAACAACTCCCTAACTCCCGGCAACTTCTTCGCGGCTCCGAAATACCGATACCCAGGGCCACGTCCGCTAGGGTTCGGAACATCCACTATGTTCCCTTCTAAATCCGTCATTTTAGGGGCCTGTTTGGCGTAATTCGGGCCGCCGAGTTCAACCATACGTCGTTCCCAATGCGACTTCTCTCGTATAAGCTTATTGATCTCGTCGTTAAGGTCGCGAAGTCGATGTTCCCCGAGGCCATCGTTCTGAATCTCGGCGACCTTGTGGCCGATCTCTCGCATGATTTGTTGACGCCATTTGTCGGCCTCGGCGAGGTCGCGACACTCGGAGGCAAGAAAAGGGCGGCGTTCTTTGGGCTTCTTTTTTTCTTCCGCTTTTAGGGCTATGAATCGATTTAGCATCGACTGGGCTTTCTCTTCGTTTCGAGCCATACTGTAATTGAGGGTTTTCAAAGGCCAAAATCCAATTGTTGCTACCAATTTGGTTCACAACAGAGGCAGAATATTCGATGAGAGATTTTGTTATGGAATAAAGATGGTATTTATAAAGTTGAGTCCTGAAAATCTTAGGATATCCTACTGGATTTAGGAAAAATGTTCTTTGCACATAAAATATTCCTAGatactttatatttatatttCCTAATTTGAGTCTGACTCTATCTTTTACAGGTGCTGTTAGGTGTTAGAAACTCTTTTCCATATATTTTTGTGTAAATCCATCAACATTCCCGATAGGAACTAATCTCTTGATGAAGCCATAAAGCCGACCTTCGCACTAAATGTGGGTATAACAATCTAATTAAATAACCTTTAGCGGCTGTTAAGAAAAGAGTCGGTGAAAGGGAAAGAAAAACAGAAAGGAGAAGAAAacgagagaggaagaagaaaaacaATAGCCTGACCATTACAGTTTCTTTTAGATTTGTTAGGCACGCATATCTAAGACCATAAAACGCACCGGTTTCACTCGTACAGAGTAAGGGTGAGCGTTCgattgaatcgaatcgaatcgaataaaaaaattttgagttaatcgagttgacgaattaGATTTGTTAGGCACGCatatcgagtcgagtgagatgaaattcgaatcaaatcgaatcgaaatatttgttcgagttaaattttaaaaaataatttcggGTCCTTATAACCACTGTCACCTATcataataaaatttgtccaccttaatcaaattatttattaactttcatcacctcataatttatttattaatcttttataaacgggttagcttctttgcttgtttagttgtttcaattatcttgaTTATTGTCATTATgccttttgaaattaaaaatatattaaatgtaaaatgtgatttttaataaaattattttaaatataaaatatgaaattgataccaatataaaattttagcaCGAATATTTTATgacataattaataattcaattttaatataaatattcaatattactaaacaattcaataatataaataatataaaatgtgaaatttaatttaataatataaatagtatatataaataaaattattactatttatgtttagtgatatttttggataattttgatttttatttgagagtaaagggtgagaagtaaaagtttaagaggaaaataaaaagttttgggaataaaagtttgagggaaagtaaatggaggagtaaaattttggagggaaaatattaaaaaaaaatttggggggaTGGGTTTGGGGTAAATGGGAGGTGGGATGAgaagggagtaaaagttttagggAGAAAGTGAgagggagtaaaaattttggggaaaaataaaaagttttgagggtttttgggagtaaaattttgagaaaaagcaaatggaaagtaaaattttggtgggaaatggattttgggtagattAGGGGGTTGTGATGGGagaggagtaaaagttttgaggggaaagtgggaaggagtaaaatttttgagagaaaagtaaaaaggtttgagaGTTTgggataaaaatgtaaaatattatagtttgatattcgaattattcgaattattcgaattatttgaattattcgagttattcgaattaaaaaactcaactcgattcgaacttgaaattcaaaaaaaaattcaagttgactcgaataactcgattaacttgattcgtttaactcgaaattcgattttttatttttattttttcaagtcGAATCGAATTTTTCTCACCCCTAGTACAGACGCCCTACTTACCACTAAACTTAGCATTTTATTAATGGCATAGAGGTAAATAATGCTAATTTGCTAAAACGAACTATATCATTAACGCCCCATTTTTTAGCCCGTATCAAAATCAGAactaaaaccctaaaaaggaGAGAAATTAAAACCTGATAAACCCATGTATAATAAGAGAGCTACAAGTCCCTCTACTAAAAATGTAGCAATTAAATCCCTGGATTTTTAAAATGTAAGCAAATTGGTAAAATCTTTAATATTTTAAGTCCCTCTACTAAAAACGTAGCAATTAAATCCTTGGATTTTTAAAATGTAAGCAAATTGGTAAAATCTTTAATATTTTAAACAGAAATCATACAAATGGATGATGTGACAAATTATTTTTTGGTCTGTGATGATAGAGACTAAATGATGAAATTAgctaatataaaaaatttaatatctcAGGGTTCTTAAATAGCATAGTTTATTTACCATAGTAAGTTCAATAAGCAAATCGAATTTGTCAACATTTCAGGTGAAGTAGATAAAATAATACGCCTTTTGAAAtaagaaaacaagaaaattatATGTAGTTAATTTCTAATAACTTAGCAGGACAAACGACCTATACAGATTCCTTCTAGAAAACTTTGTCTCAGAATGACTATATGTTAGCAAATCAGGTTGTTTGTAGGTAGAATATTGAACTATAATTTACATGTAATGGTATTTCTATAGTCATCCTTCAATTATTGATTACTCAATCTAACAAATAAGGTGGTGGAACACTTCCTGTAATCAAATTtcgaaatagtaaaaaaaaaaaaaaagagcatagCCAAGCTATTTAGACAAATCCAACAATGGTATAAGGATAAAAGATGTTCAAGTTCCATGAAAAAAAGCCTTATCATTCCTCTCTTTCTACTTCCTCCTTTTCCCTCCTCTCCTCCTCCATCACATCCTCCTTGTCCTCAAACAAAACCTCTCTCGCAGCACCCCCACGCTAACCACCTCCTTCGCCTCTCTCCTAATCTCCTCCATTCTCCGTAACTCCTCATTGGCTTCAGCCCTCATCTTCACCTCTGTTGGCCCCTCCACTCTAGCTAAAACTCCATCCTCTTCATCCCTATACCCATAATAACTCGCATTAGTATACATATAAATATCATATCTAGTTCTCCTTTTTTTGCAACTCTGACGGCTTCTTAAACAACTCCCTAACTCTTGACAACTTCTTTGCAGCTCCAACATATCAATACCCAGGGCCACATCTGCTAGGGTTCGGGACATCCACTATGTTCCCTTATAAATCTGTCATTTTAGGGGCGTGTTTGGCGTAATTTGGGCTTCCATGTTCAATGATACGTCGTTCCCAATGTGACTTCTTTCGTATAAGCTTATTGATCTCGTTGTTAAGGTCACGGAGTTGATGTTCCCCGAGGTTTTTGTTCTAAATCTCGACAACCTTATGGTCGATCTCTAGCATGATTTATTGACACCATTTTCCGACCTTAGTGAGGTCGCAACACTTGGAGGCAAGGAAAGGGTGACATTATTTAGGCTTCTTTATTTCCTCTACTTTTAGGGCTATGAATCGATTTAGCATCGACTAGACTTTCTCTTTGTTTCGAGCCATACTGAAATTGAGGGTTTTTAAAGGCAAAAATTCCAATTCCAATTAAACACTGGAACTATTCATAGGTTTACAAATTACACCGCAGAACTTGAAAATCATAATAGTCTAGCATACTTAAAGCAATTTCTTAGCCACTCACACTGAAAAACATGATAGTTAACATACTTATGACGAATCCCAGATCGCTTACCAAAAATTGAGAATTAAACAAGTTTAGTTTTGCCTTTATCTTTGCCAGTAGATGGTTTAGTTGGTTTGCAACATACACAAACACACATATTACTTAGACAAGCAAAACTTACATAATTCACACATGGAAGCGAACTTAGCTTTCTAAACAATCAAACCTAACAAGATAAAGACTTACCCTAAGTGCTACGAACTTGGTTCAGAACAACGACTTGACAACGAAATATTTGA from Gossypium arboreum isolate Shixiya-1 chromosome 1, ASM2569848v2, whole genome shotgun sequence harbors:
- the LOC108483047 gene encoding uncharacterized protein LOC108483047 — translated: MIRIAKNPNPLTILTHQFLQRCTVSGTAKGKSKLKAGQPLKRSKISTKKGKGGAPLDDSLPKGGRIPDEKQKLYEQCLNAPTPVRHLSPKERAREAEREKLGLISKERQREMEILKKGGRKATGVPDEPMIMGTPGLDLVTLGLVDADKIPKYELTVEDGRRLAKEYSRVLMRKHRARQAAETNLLRMKKEAIEALPEKLREVAMIPDLTPFPANRLMASLTPPIEGYIEKVKEAAKKSSTKQKLR
- the LOC108483045 gene encoding uncharacterized protein LOC108483045, with amino-acid sequence MARNEEKAQSMLNRFIALKAEEKKKPKERRPFLASECRDLAEADKWRQQIMREIGHKVAEIQNDGLGEHRLRDLNDEINKLIREKSHWERRMVELGGPNYAKQAPKMTDLEGNIVDVPNPSGRGPGYRYFGAAKKLPGVRELFERQPELRKRRRRDDINKNIDASYYGYRDEGLARVEGPTEAKMRTEAEEEWRRVEEIRREARRGAKEVVTVGAAAREVLFEEEEDVVEEERREREEKERKDKEREFVVHEPLPDDKEIERMIVERKKMELLSKYASEGLLEEQSEAMDMLNIYR
- the LOC108483046 gene encoding triosephosphate isomerase, cytosolic → MARKFFVGGNWKCNGTTEEVKKIVTTLNEAEVPSHDVVEVVVSPPFVFLTLVKSLLRSDFHVASQNCWVSKGGAFTGEVSAEMLVNLGIPWVIIGHSERRALLNESNEFVGDKVAYALSQGLKVIACIGETLEQRESGSTMAVVAAQTKAIADKVTNWDNVVLAYEPVWAIGTGKVATPAQAQEVHCELRKWLNQNVGADIAASVRIIYGGSVNGANCKELAGQPDVDGFLVGGASLKPEFVDIIKSATVKKN